TGAATATTCTTAGTAACTAAAGATGACATGATATTTGCAATGGTCGAGCCAAAATGAGGAACAGCTAAAGAAATGAACCCCTTAATGTTTCTTGAACGCTCGTAGTTGATCAGTTTGAGGATACAAGACTTTGCAATCAAGCCCCCCATACTATGCGCTATAATTATGATGTTATTGTACTGACCTAAATGTAAGTCCATCTCTGTAACTAAAAGTTGAGATATTTCACTTACAGGAAGGTTAATTTCTCTCTTCTTAGTATTATTGAAAAGTCTTCGTAACATTCCTGTTTTATTACCGAATAAATTGGTAAAATTAGTGAAGTATTCAAAACAAGCAATATCGTAATTTTCCAACTCGATATCACCGCAGAGCAAAATAGGAAACGAAATAGACTTATTAAATGACCACGTATCGCTTCCACCTTTAAGTCCATGTATAAAAAGAACTAAGCTATCTGTGCCATTTTTTCTTTTCCACTCTAACATGCTCATCTGTTCTAATCCCTTAAGAATTCTTTAACTTTCTCCATTTTCCTACTTAACCTGACTAAAATCAATGCTCTACAACAAGTCTATCGGAAAAATAAAACTAAGAAATTCAGTTGGTTAAAATGATGTTTCCTTAAGGTTAGGTTCAGTAAAGTGGCCTACTTCTCAATAATGAATACATTGTAAAGCAAGCAAAGTTCGCATTTGGCACAGAACAGCCTGTCCGATAAAGTGACTCCCCATTGCACCAAATACAACAGGGAGTCATATAATTAGATAGCAAAGTCTTCCAGCGTTTTACCACTTTCCAGTGCTGAGGCGATAGTTTTGGGTGTACGGCCCTGACCTGTCCATAGCTTTTCATTGCCATTTTCATCGGTATATTTGTATTTAGCCGGACGAGGAGCACGTTTAGATTTTGCTGACTTGGTGGCAGAAACAGAACCAAGCAGTTCAGCCGGATCAATACCATCTTCTAACAGTTTGGCTCGAAGAGCTTCAATTTTTGCCAGACGTTCAGCCTGTTCTTGTTGAACTTTGGTTTCTTCTTCACGGCGCTCTTCAACAATAACAGTGAGTTTTTCCAGCATTTCTTCCAGTGTCGCCAGATCGGTTTCTCGTGCCTGAGCACGCAGGGTACGGATGTTATTTAATACTTTGAGAGCTTCACTCATTGTTTTTCCCCGATAGATTGATTTAAGTGATGTGTCAAAATTTGACAACAGACAGTGATGATCATATATCAGTATTATCAATGAGTAAATAATAAAATATTATCAATGTAATGGTAGTGGATATCAGGTTTGTTTTAAATTGGATATTCATTCGTTGGGAATTATATAATAAGTTTGGTTTAACAGGTGTTGTGTTTCTATAGCAGTAATGGCCTAAGTATCATTTGTCTGGTAATTTATGAAAAAGGAGTGGCAATGTATTATTCAATAAGAAAAAATCGCTCCAACAATCTGAGCATTATTTCGTTTAAAAAGCCATTTTTTAAACTCATAGAAAATGAAGATGGTTGGGTTATCAGAGTTTTTATTTATATATTATTGCATAAGATAAAATTATTTAAACCTAATGCTGTTTTTGATTTTGATTCTGAAGATAAGATCAACGATCTTATAAAGAAAAATGGCGAATATCATTTTAATGATTCGGTTTGTCATCTTATCAGTGAGGCTTTTATTGATGGGCTAAGACATTCAACGGTAAAAGATAGTGATGTGATTTTTAGTGCTATCAGATTGTTTTAAGGAAATAATGAAAAAGAAGAAATCAAAGAAAAATCCGCTTCAGGATACGGCAGTGTTAAGTCGAATTGCTCAACGGGCATCACAGAATGCGATTAAAGAAGCGTTCACGGCAGGAATAGCTATCCACTATATTTTAGAGGGGAAACTGATAAAAGCGTATCCTGATGGAAGAAAAGAATGTGTCAAAGAGCTAGGTATGAACCCTATTCTTCTTCGTGAATTATTAGAGTGAAAATGAGTGAGTTTTTTAAAGGAAAGTGTATGAATGAAAATGAATTAAGTGGAATATCAGTAAAAAAGAGAACGAAATGGACAGATGCTGTGAAAGATTTAAGGCACAGTGGCTTAATAAGTAAGGTCAATATTCCGAATTTATCCCAATTAGGAAAAATAGAGGTAGTTAAACTAAAAGACCTCGTGGATAAATTATTTCATGAAGGATACCAGCCTCGGAAAGTTATCTTTTTAAACAAAGACAGGTTTTTTGTTGCGCAAGATTTTTCTACAGGGGAAGATCTTTATTCTTTACCTAAAGGGACGAAAGTGTCGTATGCATACCGTATGCAGCATCCTGATGGAAGGACATATCCCGTTCCTTATGTGGGATACAAATATGCGCTTTTGCTTTTTTACAGAAATTATCTTGATGGAAAAACTTGCCCAAACTCATTGGGAATAACTGACGATTTATTTAATACAATGGTACGCTCAGCAAAAAGTATATGTGAAAAACATTCAAGCCTGTATCGAGTGATTAATGATGTTCGAGAGGAAGATCTTCAAAGTTATGATGATACCATGTTAATGCATTCAAGCAAGCCCGATGTAAGAAAAATAAAACCTTAGTTGTGATATATTTCTCTCGCGTCAGCCGTTCGTCAGTTAACACGTTATTTACGAGTTGCTGTCTATTGTCTTACTCAATGTAATTGTTTATTTTTTATTAATGGCTGCAAAATAAAAAAACGAAATTATTTTAATTAAATGTAAGGAGATAACAATGACCAGAAGTTCTAAATTTATAGGGTATAATGCTATGTCAAAAGGCCTTGATTTTATATATGAGAAAAACAATCAACCATTTGGTATTCGTTTTTGGTATGATAGTGATCTTGAAAGAACGAAGACTTACTTATACAGAGATGAAAGAACACATAAATATACTAATGCGGAAATGGGAACGTCAGAAGTAGAACTCCATATGGAGGTAACATCGATTCCTTTCCTTCGTGAGTTCTTTGAAGTAAATGATAATAAGGAATTAGATAAATTAAAGAAAGACATACATGATATTGTTTATTCTCATCTTAGGGATGGACTATCATTAATTGAAGACTTGGGTTTTGAAAAATACGAGAAGCCAGATGTAGTATCAAAACCTACAGGTAGGAAATATAGATAATTTTCATAATATATCATTTTATATTTAAAGGGTTGGTTTTTTATTAATAAGTTTATTAGTTTAAATATTTTACTTATCCTTTTCATTCTATAGTATCATATTATCCATACTTCAAATTGCACATGTACTGATTACATCCACTTATCTGAATCGTTTATCAACTAAGGTAAGTGGTAGGTTATTTTTCTTACTGCCTTTCTGATGAAAATAATTAATAATATAATTCCCTTGCATCATCCGTTCATCAGTTAACCCACTAATTACATACCGCTATCTATTGTCTGACCCAAGTTAATGGTTTATCTGTTTTTCATCGTTTGGATGAAAAGGAGTTAAACATGGTGCTATTAAAAAACAGAAAATATACAAAAGGGTTCTCTCTGCTTGAACTGCTTTTAGTTTTAGGTGTTATTGCTGGGTTGATTGTTAGTGCGTTTATTGTTTACCCCAAGGTTCAGGCAGCACAGCGTGTAGAAGCCGAAGTGAAAAATATTGCAGCAATACAAGCGGGAGTCAAGTCAGTATATGCATCAACGAATTCTTATTCTGGTGTGGTTAATGGTTCTATGTATAAAGCTGGGATATTTCCAGACAACATGGTAAAGAGGTTCGCTCTTGGGTTTTATATTGTAAATTCGTGGAGAGGGAATGTTGTCTTGGCATCTGACGATACAGGTCCAGCAGGGACACCCGGAAGTGCATTTACTATAACTTATAATGGAGTGCCTGCGGCTGAATGTGCCAGATTGATTTCTGCTACAGCAGCAAGTTTTTATATAGTGCAAGTGGGTTCAGTAATGGTTAAAGATACTGATGGGAATATCAATACCAGCGACGTGTCTGATGCCTGTAGTTTGAGTGAGAATAACATATTAATATTTACATCGTTATAGATACAGATTGTTTTTGCAAAAAAACATGAAAGATAATGAAAGCCATTTATTCTTTTTATTTTAT
This genomic interval from Pectobacterium aquaticum contains the following:
- a CDS encoding H-NS family nucleoid-associated regulatory protein — translated: MSEALKVLNNIRTLRAQARETDLATLEEMLEKLTVIVEERREEETKVQQEQAERLAKIEALRAKLLEDGIDPAELLGSVSATKSAKSKRAPRPAKYKYTDENGNEKLWTGQGRTPKTIASALESGKTLEDFAI
- a CDS encoding type 4 pilus major pilin; protein product: MVLLKNRKYTKGFSLLELLLVLGVIAGLIVSAFIVYPKVQAAQRVEAEVKNIAAIQAGVKSVYASTNSYSGVVNGSMYKAGIFPDNMVKRFALGFYIVNSWRGNVVLASDDTGPAGTPGSAFTITYNGVPAAECARLISATAASFYIVQVGSVMVKDTDGNINTSDVSDACSLSENNILIFTSL